The Xanthomonas rydalmerensis genomic interval GCCTGATCCGAGTGATGGTCCCCGCACGCATGGTACGCATGGACATCCTGCCGGTGAACGTCAATGGCAAGGTCGACCGTCATGCCCTGCCTGACGTCGGGCTGCATGCCCTGCCCACGTCGCTCCTGGACCAGGACAGCGCCGCGTTGGCGGAGGAAGGCGTCGTTGGCGTGTTGAAGGCTGAGTGGGGCGAAGTGCTCGGCATCCGCGCCGGCGAGATCGGCGAGGACGACGATTTCTTCCGCCAGGGCGGCCAGAGCATCAGTTGCCTGCAGCTGATCATGCGGATATGGCAGCGGATCCGCATCGCAGTCAGCGTCGAGGACGTATATCGGCTGAAGACGTTCGGCCAGTTGTCCCATCACCTGACCCTCAAAGTGGCGCAGGAGGCCGAAGCGCCGGTCGTCCCGCGCAGCGAGGACGGCGGCGACGGCAGCGACGGCGTCACGATGCTGGCCACCGGACTGCAGCAAGGCATGCTCTACCAGTGGATGAAGAGCGCGGCCACCAATGACGCCTACGTCATGCAGTCGCTTCACCACTACCACCGCGCCATCGATGCCGATGCCATGCGCCAGGCATGGAGTCTTGCGCAACGCAAGTATCCGAGCTTGTCCCTGCGCTTCGAGTGGCGAGAAGAGGCCCTGCAGCGGATCGAACGCAACAATCGCTCACTGGCGTGGCGCTACATCGACCTGAGCCAGATGCACGACCGCGGCGAGCGCGACGCCTACCTGGCGGCGCTGCAGCGACACGACCGGATGGAACCCTACGAACTCGATCAAGGCCAACTGTTCCGGGTCTACCTGATCAAGCAGGAAGAGCAGCTTTACTCGCTTCTGTTCAGTTGCCACCACATCATCCTGGATGGCTGGAGCCTTCCGCTGCTGCACGACACCGTACACCGGTTCTACATCCAGCTGCGGCGCGGCGAGTCGATCGAACTGCAGGAGGACACCACCTACGTCGCCGCACAGCGCTACCTGGAATCGCATCGGCACGAGCACCTGCAGTACTGGCAGGAACAGTTCGAACGTCTGAGCGACAGAGGCGATTTCGCCGGCATCGTCAACGCGCAGCTCCGCTACAAGGCCGATTTCGGCGACTACGACAGGATTCTCGAACACCGTACCAGGACCTTGTCCGTGGATGCGCGCTGTGTGGCCGCGATCAAGCGCTGGTGCGCGCAGAACCGGGTGACCATGCATTCGGTGCTGCAGTTCGCGTGGCACAAGGTACTGTTCGCACTCGGCGGCCACCCCATCACCGCAGTGGGCACGGTCGTCTCCGGTCGCGGCTTGCCGGTCGATGGCATCGAGGATTCGGTCGGCCTCTACATCAATACCCTACCCGCGATCGTCGATCATGCCGAGCAGGCAGGCAAGACGATCGCCGCAGCACTGATCGACATCCAGGAAACCATCAACCGGATGAACAGCCGCAGTGCGGTAGAGCTGTTCATGGTCCAGACCACAGGCAGCAAGCGGCGCCTGTTCGAAACCTTGCTGGTGCTGGAAAACTATCCACGGCTGCTCGGAGAAGACGAAGCCGCGCTGCACCACGAGTACCTGCACTTCGAAAAGTCTTACGACGCAGACAAAGTCGATTATCCGATCGCCGTGGTTGCACGGGAACATGGCGACGCGCTCGAAGTCGATCTGTGGTATGCCGGCGAACTGTTCGATGACGACACGATCGACAACTTGCTGGGAACGCTGGACGCCGTGTTCCAGCAGATTCCGCACGACTTCGAACGCCCGGTACAGGCGCTGGAGCTGATCAGTGACGGCGATCGCCGCCGATTCGAGGCCTGGAACCGGACTTGGACCGATTTTCCCGCCGAGCGCACCTTGCACGCGGCATTCGAAATCGCGGCGGAGCGCTGGCCGGACGTGATCGCGGTGGTGGCGGGCGAGCAGCGGCTGAGCTACCGCGAACTGAACCTGCGCGCAAATCAGCTCGCACGCCTGTTGCTCGCATACGTCGCGCTGAGGCCCGACGATCTGGTCGGCTTGGTGGTCGACAAGAGCGAGTGGATGATCGCGGCGATCCTCGCCGTGTGGAAGACCGGCGCGGCATACGTCCCGATCGACCCGTCCTACCCGGACGAGCGGATCCGCTTCGTCCTCGAAGACACCCAGGCGCAACTGGTCCTGGCCGACGTTGCCCACGCAGGGCGTCTGGACCAGCTCGTGGACGACCTTCACTGCCAGGTGCTTGGCCTCCAGGACCTGCCTCTGGAACGCCATGCGGCGGACAACCTGGAGAGCTTCGCCGCCAGCACCGATCTGGCCTATGCCATCTACACGTCCGGCACCACCGGCCGGCCGAAGGCCGTGCTCATCGAGCACCGGGGCGTAGTAAACCTGCATGCGTCGCTCGAGCAGTTGTTCGGGCTGCGCAAGGACCAAGGCGACGAAGCCATTCTGTCCTTCTCCAACTATGTCTTCGACCATTTCGTCGAGCAGATGACCGATGCCCTGCTGTCCGGGCAGACCCTGGTGATGCTCGACGACGCGATGCGCAGCGACACGTCACGGCTGTATGCCTACATGAACCTGCACGGGGTCACCTACCTGTCCGGAACGCCATCGGTGCTGTCCCTGTACGAATACGGCAGCATTCCCTCGTTGAAGCGAATCGATGCCATCGGCGAGGACTTCACCACACCGGTCTTCGACAAGATCCGTTCCACCTTCGATGGCCTGATCATCAATGGCTACGGACCGACCGAGATCTCCATCACCAGCCACAAGCGCCTATACCCCAGGCACGTACCGCGCCTGGACAAGAGTATCGGCCATCCGGTCGCCAATACCGCCTGCTACGTCCTGAACCTGGGCATGCAGCGCGTGCCGGTCGGCGGCGTGGGCGAACTCTACATCGGTGGCATCGGCGTGGCGCGGGGGTACCTGAATCGCCCCGAGTTGACCGCGGAGCGCTTCGTCTCCAATCCGTTCCAGACGGCTGAAGAGATGACGCAGGGCGTCAATGCACGCCTGTACAAGACCGGTGACCTGGTGCGTTGGCTGCCCAACGGCGAACTCGAGTATCTCGGCCGCAACGACATGCAGGTGAAGATCCGCGGCCAGCGCGTGGAGCTGGGCGAGATCGAGGCGACCCTGTCGTCCTATCCGGGCATCGCACGTGCGATCGTGCTGGCTCGCGAGTACGCGGATTCCGCCGCCGGCGGCGCTTCGCAGAAGTATCTGGTCGCCTTCTACCTCAGCGCCGGCCAGTTGCAGGAGACCGAACTTCTGCAGTGGATGAGGGCCAGGTTGCCACAGGCCATCGTTCCTGTACGCATCATCCGGATTCCCGAGATTCCGGTGACCGGCAGCGGCAAGCTGGATGTCAAGCGCCTGCCGCCCACGGAGTTCGCGATTGGCAGCGACACCGACTACGCCCCTCCTGCAAACGAGGTGGAGCGGGAACTCTGCCGGCTCTGGTCACATGTCATCGGTCTTGCCCCGGACCGGATTGGCAGCCGCGACGATTTCTTCGGCGTCGGCGGCGACAGCCTCCGCGCCATCAAGCTGGCGCAGGCCATCACCCAACATTTCGCGCAGAACCTCAATGTCGCCGCGGTGTTCGCACATCCGAACATCGCCGCGCAGGCCCGCTTCCTCAAAGCCAACGCACATGCCACCGGCACCGATCGTGCCTCGCCCGCCGGCCTGGCCGAGGCGTCCGGCGCGATGACGCCGGCTTCCCTGGCGCAGGAACGACTGTTGTTCATCGACGACCTGGTCGATGGCACCGCCGCCTACAATATCCCCTTCGCCTTGGCGATCGACCTGGACCGCCCCACCGCACAGGACGACGTCGCAGCAGCGCTTCGCGCCCTGCTGCGACGCCATGCGGCGCTACGCACCCTCCTGCAAGGCACGGATGAGGGCCGCCGCATCCAGCGCATTCTCCCGGCAGAGCAAGCCTTGCTGCGGTTCGAACTGCGATGTTCCGATGTATCCGACCGCAATGCGCTGGATACGCTGCTCGTGGCCGAAGCCGGCCATGTGTTCAGACTGAACGAAGAACTCCCGCTTCGCGCCCACCTTCTTACCGTCGGCGGCATGCCCCATCGCATCGTGGCCAGCCTGGTTTTCCACCACAGTTGCTTCGACGGCTGGTCGTGGCGGATTTTCCGCGAGGAACTGCAGGCACTGCTGCAAGGAACAGCATACGACGCACTGCCACCACTGAAGGCGACCTACGCGGACTTCGCTCTCTGGCAGCAGCAACAGCTCACCGAGCAGCGCATGGACGCGTTGTTCCACTACTGGGAACGTTCGCTCGCCGGCTGGCAGCCGCTCAACCTGCCGATCGACCATCCGCGCCCAGCGCAATTCGACTATCTCGGCCGGGAGATCGTCTTCGACATCGACGTCGGCACCTCCGACCAACTGAAGGTCCTGGCGCAGACCACGCGCACCAGTTTCTTCAGCGTACTGCTCGCCGCCTACTACCTCACGCTCAAGGTCTACAGCGGGCAACACGATCTGATCGTCGGCACCCCATCGGCCAACCGCAGGCACGCCGATTTCGATGGCGTGGTGGGGTTCTTCGTCAACCTGCTGGTGCTGAGGACCAGCATCGACGGCAGTGGCCGACTGCTGGACTACCTGCGAGACGTCGGCGGCGTCGTGCTGCAGGCGCAACTGCACGAGGACCTACCGTTCGAACAACTGGTCAAGCGCCTGGAAGTCGCCAAGGACACCAGCCGCCATCCTATCGTCCAGGCGGTCTTCAGCCTGCTGAACAGGGAGTCGGTGGAGACTGGTTGGTCGGCGATCCATGTGCACGTGCCAGAGGACGAAGGCAGAACCACGGCCAAGTTCGACCTATCCGTGACCGTTTCCGAAAAGGCCGACGGGCTTGGGGTCAACTTCACTTATGCCGCGTCGCTGTTCGATGCCGCGAGCATCGACGGCATCATCGCCACCTATCGGCATATCCTTCAGGAGTTCTGCCGTCTCGCGCCGATGGCCGAGTCCGCTGCGTTGTCCGACATCCGCTATGTCGGCACGGACCTGCGTGCACTGCCGGCGGCGCCCCTGGCCGTACCGCGACCGGCCGAGACCTTGCACGCCGCCTTCGAGCGGATCGCCGCAGACATGCCGCACGATGTCGCCCTGGTGCATGGCGACATGCGCCTGACATATGCCGACCTCAACGCACGTGCCAACCAACTGGCGCATGTCCTGCTGAACCGCATATCGCTCGAACCCGACGATTTCGTCGCGCTGGTGCTGGACAAGACAGAGTGGTCCGTGGTCGCCATTCTCGCCGCATGGAAGGCCGGCGCTGCCTATGTGCCCATCGACCCCGGCTACCCGGACGAACGCATCGCGTTCATGCTGGAAGACACGCGCGCACGGATCGTGGTGACGGAAGCCGCCCACGAACAGCGCGTCCAGCAACTGGCACGCCATCACGACATACCAGTCGTGAACGTGCAGACGCTGCCACTGCAGGACGCAACGTTGCCGAACCCGGCGACGACTGCCGACGGCGGCCACCGCGCCTACGCGATCTACACGTCGGGCACCACCGGCAGGCCCAAGGCCGTCCTGGTGAGGCACCGCAATGTGCTGAGCTTCCGCGATGGCCTGGCACGTCGCTACTTCGGCGATGCCGAGGCCGGATCGCCGCGCCAGGGTGTCCTCTTCCTCGCCAACTACGTGTTCGATTTCTCGGTGGAGCAGCTGGTGTTGTCGATCCTGAGCGGCAATACCTTGATCATTCCCGAGTCCGCACTGGTGTTCGACGACGCATTCTATCGACGCATGAACCAGGAACGTCTGAGCTACATCAGTGGCACCCCGACCCACCTGCAACTGTTCGACCTGTCCCGATTCGATCACCTATGCGCAGTGCTTGTCGCGGGAGAAACATTTCGGCGCCATCACTTCGAGAAGATCCGTCAGGAGTATCGAGGGCCCTTGTACAACGCCTACGGAACCACCGAAACCAGCGTCTACAACACCATCAGGTACTTCGCGCCCGACGCGCCATACCGCAACGACATTGGCCAAGCCATCCCGAACAGCGCGCTGCTCATCCTTGACGACACACTGCGCGAACTGCCGACGGGTGGCCTTGGTGAGATTCACTTGGGGGGCGATTGCGTCGGCGCAGGTTATCTCCACCGCGACGAACTGACGCGCGAACGCTTCATCGCCAATCCCTTCCAGAGCGCAGAGGATCGACAACAAGGGCGCAACGGCCAAGGGCGCAACGGCATCCTGTACAAGACCGGCGACCTGGCCCGGCGCCGCCACAGCGGCGAACTGGAGTTCTTCGGCCGCAACGACCGGCAGGTGAAGATCAACGGCATTCGCATCGAAACCGGCGAGGTCGAGGAGGTAGCCGCGTCCTTCCCGGGCATGATGCAATGCGCCGTGATCGCCCGCTGCGACGACGAAGGAGGCGACAGGCTTGTCTGCTACTACGTCGCCGAACCAGCGCTCGACGAACATGCCCTGTCCCGCCATCTGCGTTCGAAGCTGCCAGGGGCGATGATGCCCTCGAGCCTGGTCAGGGTGGAGCATGCTCTACCACTTACCGTGAACGGCAAGCTCGACACCGGCGCGTTGGCGCGCCTGTGCCCAGAGGAACCCGGCGCAATCTATGCGGCGCCCTCGCAACGGATCGAATCGCGCCTTTGCCGCATCTGGAGCGACGTTCTGCATGGCCGGGCGGTTGGGATCCACGATAATTTCTTCCAGATCGGCGGCGACAGCATCGCCGCTCTGCACCTGACCAGCCAGATCCGCAGAAAGTTCGGCCATAAGGTCAGCGTGAAGCACATCTTCGACTTTCCCACTGTCTCCGCGTTCGCCGAACATGTCCTGAAGGATCCGGCAGACAGGTTGCCTGCGCAGGCCCATACGGCACCTGCCGGCGAATGTCCGCTGCTGCCCATCCAGGCATGGTTCTTCGCCAAGGACTTGCACGACCGCGGGCACTGGAACCAGTACCTGACCATCCGCACTCCTGCGCTGGACACCGACCGGCTGCGCATCGCGCTCGGCAAGCTGTCGCGACACCACGATGCATTCCGCCTCAGGTATAGAACCGCGACGATCGCCCGCACGGGCATCACCCAGTTCTACGCTCAGGACAGCGACATTCCGCTCCACGCTATCGATCTGCGCGTCTCCGGCGAAGACACATTGGCGTGGCAACTGGCTGCACTACAGGGCGGCTTCGACCTCGAGCGCGGGCCGCTGTGCAGGGCTGCCGTGGTACATGGATTCGCCGACGGTTCGGCGCGCATCTGGATGTCCTTGCATCACCTGATCGTGGATTCGGTGAGCTGGGAAATCCTGTGTCGCGATCTGGAAGCCCTCTACCATGGCGCAGAACTGGATCCGCCGGCGGGCGACATCCTCCGCTGGGCCCAGGCGTTGCAAGCGTATGTCCCGGCAGCCGGAGAAGTGCAGCATTGGCAGCAGATCGCGCAACAGGTCACGGCGGACCGGCCGGTGCTACGCGCGGACCCGTCCACAGCCGCCGGCCATCGCACGCGCTTCGCGCTCAGCGACGAAGACACGGCGGTGTTGATCGGCCGCGGGCGCAGAGCCGGTGAGGCGCACACGCTCGACCTGATGCTTGCCGCGCTGGCTCGAGCGCTGCGCGGCGTTACCGGCCGGACCCGTCATTTCGTTACCATGGAAAGCCATGGCCGGGAAATACTGCACGATGCCCCGGACGTACAGGACGTCCTAGGGTGGTTCACCGCCATGTATCCACTCGCCATCGTCGGCGAGGACGACATGGGGCAAAGCCTGGCGGCGACACGTGCGAACCGAGATTGCGTTCCCTCCAATGGCGTCGGCTACGGCGCGCTCCGCGGTGTCTACGGCAGCGACGCTGCTCCACTTCCCGAGATCAGCTTCAACTACCTGGGTAGCTTCGCCGATCCTGGCACCGCCGACGCAGGCGATGCGCACGATGGCACCGCGCGCTGGCGACTGGACCCGGCGATGTGCGGCATCAGCACGTCCGGCAGCGATCAACACGCGAGCGACTGCGTAATAGATATCACCGCACGCTGCATCGGGACGCGGATGGTAGTGGATGTGGACAGTCGCTTGGCTGCCGAACAGGCCAGGCAATTTTCCAGGTCGCTGGAAGCGGCGCTGCAAACGTTCTGCGCGTATGTGGGCAAGCACGCGACGCAACGCGCCGAACCCGCAAAGCCCTCCCCCGTGCGTCCCCGCACCGTGGATTTCGAGCCCTACTTCGTCATCAACGAAGCCGCGGCCGGCCCCACGCTGTTCGTCCTTCCGCCCGGCGAAGGCGGCGCGGAAAGCTACCTCAACAACCTGGCGAAACAGCTCCCGACCCTGCGCCTGGTGCTGTTCAACAACGTGCACCTGCACAGCCCCATGCAGTCCTTCGAGGAAATCGCCAAGTACTACATGCACCACGTACGCCAGCTGCAACCAAGCGGCGCCTACAACTTCTTCGGATGGAGCTTCGGCGGCGTGGTCTCCCTGGAGATGTCGCTGCAACTGCTGCGCGAGGGTGAAGCGGTTTCGAATCTGCTCATGGTCGATTCGTTCTTCAACGTCGAGAAGGCGGTGGACGATCTATGCCTGCCTAAACATGCAAACTCGCTCGATCCGATCAATCACCGCTACAGACCAAATCAAAAGGCGCTGGCAACGCTAGCGGAAACCGCCGACAACATCGTGCTCTTCAAGGCCGTTGAGCCCATTGCCGACCATCGCAGCGACGAGCAGCGCAAGGTGTTCGAGTACTACGCGAGTTCGCCCTTCAACAATCTCGATACGTTGCTGCCGCCGTCGTCCTTCACACTGCAGACCCTCGGAGACAACAGCCATTTCTCCTGGATCCACGAGAAAGCGACCGTAGGCAAGGTGTGTTCGACGACGGCATCCCTGATCCAGGAAAGGGCGACCATCTAGACCCGAGCGCAACACGACATCCGCCTGACGCATCGACAACTTCCCTTAGCGACAGAGATGACCATGAACAGCCATGCAGACGTACCGGTGATCGACATTTCCAGACTCGCCGGCAGCGACCCGGCCGCCAAGCGCGCTGCCGCCGACGAAATAGACCGCGCTTGCCGCAGTTCCGGATTCTTCTATGCAGCCAATCACGGCGTCGATCTGGCAGCGCTGCAGAAGGTAACCACGGACTGGCACATGGCCATGTCCGAGGCAGAGAAATGGGCCTTGGCGATCAATGCCTACAACCCGACCAATCCGAGGAACCGCAACGGCTACTACATGGCAGTTCAGGGCAGGAAGGCCAACGAGTCGTTCTGCTATCTGAACCCATCATTCGACGCGGAGCACGCATCGATCAGGGAAGGACTGCCTTCCCACGAAGTCAACATCTGGCCCGACG includes:
- a CDS encoding non-ribosomal peptide synthetase encodes the protein MKSLRQPSGATSRISGNATPLPQQQGAYYDMSNSLLLSSVADWRQRIDAARNDRCDLDILLKDTWRHKIVVRDDGRDFGSAHTVSAVIEHAGYASLMDFIAGNPDTSIAAMALVSLHRVLEAYGNGAQTVVGYIRSSRDASGDAPQRLQPSIIDHRLQSSLSCLQATQEIERDLRQDDAFVLADALLGQGCFDAVVLDAADRLPSSATALPLALLVHDDRADRRLQLRMSYAPDLFEDQTMRGVLDIVVEVLHQIVARPHGTMIDLELISEDQKQQLQQWNATDGDFPEASRLDELFEQAAGASPERCAVVCGQDRLSYSELNGRCNRMAHWLLREGVKPGEIVGLYLDKSYRIVVATLALWKAGAAYTPFDPSYPPERIQFTMQDTGSRRILTHRHYFDRLREMLSDAGLDVELVDIEQALQDDNVAATNPNLGLGSDQVAYVTYTSGTTGVPKGVAKLHRSVVNSITDLSERYRMRHAGIEHVALFAALVFEPFMRQTLIALINSHTLVVVPDDVRLDPLRFPRFVADHQISYLNGTRSVLQHFDLSHCSSLKRLLLVGEELTPSGLRTLREKFQGRIVNEYAFTETAFVTAIKEYPPGDATRNDRSIGRPLRNVKCYILSQNMKQVPIGAIGELYIGGAGVASGYLNRPELTAERFLANPFQTEQERLAGRNARIYKTGDLAKFLPDGQIEFMGRSDFQLKLNGVRVEPGEIEARALEFPGVRQCVVVARGDSIETGNWRLIGYYVADTDQPVSEADLLAFLESRLIRVMVPARMVRMDILPVNVNGKVDRHALPDVGLHALPTSLLDQDSAALAEEGVVGVLKAEWGEVLGIRAGEIGEDDDFFRQGGQSISCLQLIMRIWQRIRIAVSVEDVYRLKTFGQLSHHLTLKVAQEAEAPVVPRSEDGGDGSDGVTMLATGLQQGMLYQWMKSAATNDAYVMQSLHHYHRAIDADAMRQAWSLAQRKYPSLSLRFEWREEALQRIERNNRSLAWRYIDLSQMHDRGERDAYLAALQRHDRMEPYELDQGQLFRVYLIKQEEQLYSLLFSCHHIILDGWSLPLLHDTVHRFYIQLRRGESIELQEDTTYVAAQRYLESHRHEHLQYWQEQFERLSDRGDFAGIVNAQLRYKADFGDYDRILEHRTRTLSVDARCVAAIKRWCAQNRVTMHSVLQFAWHKVLFALGGHPITAVGTVVSGRGLPVDGIEDSVGLYINTLPAIVDHAEQAGKTIAAALIDIQETINRMNSRSAVELFMVQTTGSKRRLFETLLVLENYPRLLGEDEAALHHEYLHFEKSYDADKVDYPIAVVAREHGDALEVDLWYAGELFDDDTIDNLLGTLDAVFQQIPHDFERPVQALELISDGDRRRFEAWNRTWTDFPAERTLHAAFEIAAERWPDVIAVVAGEQRLSYRELNLRANQLARLLLAYVALRPDDLVGLVVDKSEWMIAAILAVWKTGAAYVPIDPSYPDERIRFVLEDTQAQLVLADVAHAGRLDQLVDDLHCQVLGLQDLPLERHAADNLESFAASTDLAYAIYTSGTTGRPKAVLIEHRGVVNLHASLEQLFGLRKDQGDEAILSFSNYVFDHFVEQMTDALLSGQTLVMLDDAMRSDTSRLYAYMNLHGVTYLSGTPSVLSLYEYGSIPSLKRIDAIGEDFTTPVFDKIRSTFDGLIINGYGPTEISITSHKRLYPRHVPRLDKSIGHPVANTACYVLNLGMQRVPVGGVGELYIGGIGVARGYLNRPELTAERFVSNPFQTAEEMTQGVNARLYKTGDLVRWLPNGELEYLGRNDMQVKIRGQRVELGEIEATLSSYPGIARAIVLAREYADSAAGGASQKYLVAFYLSAGQLQETELLQWMRARLPQAIVPVRIIRIPEIPVTGSGKLDVKRLPPTEFAIGSDTDYAPPANEVERELCRLWSHVIGLAPDRIGSRDDFFGVGGDSLRAIKLAQAITQHFAQNLNVAAVFAHPNIAAQARFLKANAHATGTDRASPAGLAEASGAMTPASLAQERLLFIDDLVDGTAAYNIPFALAIDLDRPTAQDDVAAALRALLRRHAALRTLLQGTDEGRRIQRILPAEQALLRFELRCSDVSDRNALDTLLVAEAGHVFRLNEELPLRAHLLTVGGMPHRIVASLVFHHSCFDGWSWRIFREELQALLQGTAYDALPPLKATYADFALWQQQQLTEQRMDALFHYWERSLAGWQPLNLPIDHPRPAQFDYLGREIVFDIDVGTSDQLKVLAQTTRTSFFSVLLAAYYLTLKVYSGQHDLIVGTPSANRRHADFDGVVGFFVNLLVLRTSIDGSGRLLDYLRDVGGVVLQAQLHEDLPFEQLVKRLEVAKDTSRHPIVQAVFSLLNRESVETGWSAIHVHVPEDEGRTTAKFDLSVTVSEKADGLGVNFTYAASLFDAASIDGIIATYRHILQEFCRLAPMAESAALSDIRYVGTDLRALPAAPLAVPRPAETLHAAFERIAADMPHDVALVHGDMRLTYADLNARANQLAHVLLNRISLEPDDFVALVLDKTEWSVVAILAAWKAGAAYVPIDPGYPDERIAFMLEDTRARIVVTEAAHEQRVQQLARHHDIPVVNVQTLPLQDATLPNPATTADGGHRAYAIYTSGTTGRPKAVLVRHRNVLSFRDGLARRYFGDAEAGSPRQGVLFLANYVFDFSVEQLVLSILSGNTLIIPESALVFDDAFYRRMNQERLSYISGTPTHLQLFDLSRFDHLCAVLVAGETFRRHHFEKIRQEYRGPLYNAYGTTETSVYNTIRYFAPDAPYRNDIGQAIPNSALLILDDTLRELPTGGLGEIHLGGDCVGAGYLHRDELTRERFIANPFQSAEDRQQGRNGQGRNGILYKTGDLARRRHSGELEFFGRNDRQVKINGIRIETGEVEEVAASFPGMMQCAVIARCDDEGGDRLVCYYVAEPALDEHALSRHLRSKLPGAMMPSSLVRVEHALPLTVNGKLDTGALARLCPEEPGAIYAAPSQRIESRLCRIWSDVLHGRAVGIHDNFFQIGGDSIAALHLTSQIRRKFGHKVSVKHIFDFPTVSAFAEHVLKDPADRLPAQAHTAPAGECPLLPIQAWFFAKDLHDRGHWNQYLTIRTPALDTDRLRIALGKLSRHHDAFRLRYRTATIARTGITQFYAQDSDIPLHAIDLRVSGEDTLAWQLAALQGGFDLERGPLCRAAVVHGFADGSARIWMSLHHLIVDSVSWEILCRDLEALYHGAELDPPAGDILRWAQALQAYVPAAGEVQHWQQIAQQVTADRPVLRADPSTAAGHRTRFALSDEDTAVLIGRGRRAGEAHTLDLMLAALARALRGVTGRTRHFVTMESHGREILHDAPDVQDVLGWFTAMYPLAIVGEDDMGQSLAATRANRDCVPSNGVGYGALRGVYGSDAAPLPEISFNYLGSFADPGTADAGDAHDGTARWRLDPAMCGISTSGSDQHASDCVIDITARCIGTRMVVDVDSRLAAEQARQFSRSLEAALQTFCAYVGKHATQRAEPAKPSPVRPRTVDFEPYFVINEAAAGPTLFVLPPGEGGAESYLNNLAKQLPTLRLVLFNNVHLHSPMQSFEEIAKYYMHHVRQLQPSGAYNFFGWSFGGVVSLEMSLQLLREGEAVSNLLMVDSFFNVEKAVDDLCLPKHANSLDPINHRYRPNQKALATLAETADNIVLFKAVEPIADHRSDEQRKVFEYYASSPFNNLDTLLPPSSFTLQTLGDNSHFSWIHEKATVGKVCSTTASLIQERATI